From the Colletotrichum lupini chromosome 10, complete sequence genome, one window contains:
- a CDS encoding methyltransferase, with product MSAPAAPQPSTSLEADEIPDDISMTTSVDEESELESDGEDSDLDSSLGAEVQPSTMSLRSSILRYREENGRTYHAYKDGAYLFPNDDLELDRLDLQHNLCLLTLGDKLHLSPLSKERPPQRVLDVGTGTGIWAIDFADENPSSTIIGVDLSPVQPSCVPPNVYFQIDDIEDEPWTFSQKFDFVYSRMNTGGIRDFPKLFRQSFANLNPGGWFECADGAQAMSDDGTLTKESALYQWNQFLFQGTGERGTPFGGATHYKRQLREAGFVNVKEVVFKWPTNRWAKHPRHKELGSWNHENVMMGLEGLSVGLFTRVLGWSRESVDVFLAEVRKDLSNTAIHAYWPVYVSDHQQSVNLTDVIYSHVVYGQKPS from the exons ATGTCGGCTCCAGCGGCACCGCAGCCTTCAACGTCTCTGGAGGCTGACGAAATACCAGACGACATCTCCATGACAACATCCGTTGATGAGGAAAGCGAGCTCGAGTCCGACGGCGAGGATTCGGACCTTGACTCGTCCCTGGGCGCTGAGGTGCAACCTTCCACAATGTCTCTGCGCAGCAGCATACTCCGTTACCGAGAGGAGAATGGCCGCACATATCACGCCTACAAGGATGGTGCCTATCTATTTCCTAACGACGACCTCGAACTCGACCGCCTAGACCTCCAGCACAATCTATGTCTACTCACCCTCGGCGATAAGCTACATTTATCTCCGTTGAGTAAAGAGCGGCCACCGCAACGGGTTTTGGATGTCGGTACAGGGACAGGAATCTGGGCGATTGACTTTGCCGACGAGAACCCCAGCTCGACTATCATTGGCGTGGACTTGAGCCCGGTGCAACCTTCATGCGTTCCGCCTAACGTCTACTTCCAAATTGATGATATTGAAGACGAACCTTGGACGTTTTCGCAAAAGTTTGATTTCGTTTACAGCCGAATGAACACGGGTGGTATTCGAGACTTCCCCAAGTTGTTCCGGCAGTCATTCGCAAATCTGAATCCGGGAGGCTGGTTCGAGTGTGCCGACGGAGCGCAAGCCATGTCTGATGATGGCACACTAACAAAAGAGTCGGCACTGTATCAATGGAATCAGTTTCTTTTCCAAGGGACGGGGGAGCGGGGGACGCCATTTGGTGGAGCCACACATTATAAGCGACAACTTCGAGAGGCGGGATTCGTGAATGTGAAGGAGGTCGTCTTCAAATGGCCGACAAACAGATGGGCTAAGCACCCAAGGCACAAGGAACTTG GTTCATGGAACCACGAAAATGTGATGATGGGGCTGGAGGGTCTCAGTGTTGGGCTATTTACTCGGGTTCTCGGATGGTCAAGAGAGAGCGTTGATGTCTTCCTTGCCGAAGTTCGGAAGGATTTGAGCAACACGGCGATTCATGCATACTGGCCAGTGTACGTATCAGATCATCAGCAATCTGTGAATCTTACTGACGTCATTTACAGTCATGTCGTGTACGGACAAAAGCCATCATAG
- a CDS encoding methyltransferase, which translates to MKVELLVSQNSSAIGSSNCHEAHNVLTSLTEHGDGDRERIPWGLYVQGFSQNYSSAGFPGDPHSSIISYPGVTFYFTASPFQGGHLKFGPRLFLEQSQITADGRRPADHALPFPMTSRPSTTGGSSTADSGPATGTPSSAGPVQTPTPLTSSTGATTPPRAVAPTSIQYLLNPAADQTLTPLQVDTDITNPGEDHDSAYGSDAGSAYTASIASSIFHYQYENGRRYHAYREGQYVLPNDDQEQERLDLQHHIWRLLLGGQLYTAPLPTPEDPAASGMRILDLGTGTGIWAIEMADEFPTADVYGVDLSPIQPEWVPTNCKFHVDDYEDEWTYREEEHFDYIHGRALSGTSSDWARFYDRVMGGLKPGGWVEMQEYDAWIFSDDDSYERAPWTKEWVTKLDEASKMYGKQINVARYHKQWMIDAGFEDVQELVYRIPIGPWAKDPALKELGRCELVHMQMSVDSHTPALFTRVLNYSHDQARVLMEGVKREFRSKDYRLITSYRIGEPIEELGSGCSPDFEVVLSNAMTILGTVLRSSKTSDHWLLLSAQQYAREIGTTTQVTTCSERVSDNPVDVSLTQASDTPSYQMVGSVSQFSHEAPVHKKRGYTLRFPNPPSTPLSRMTILPEPGACCARRHSAMLQQLPYGVHRRPPASNALSWLTNNIQQSSNHSPIHVLRANARAKGSLSRRAWAGPLVSICRMAVCLPGVFHGQSDLRISSRCWCELSCQISKACWFAVGPQERTFLRSLHDFRLSIGSPASVAEFIRPHVIGEKETLSPQQALTLDKNPCNLHSLAFVAFVYPEFPVRFAILEDLVR; encoded by the exons ATGAAGGTGGAGCTCCTTGTCTCGCAAAACTCTTCAGCTATTGGCTCATCAAACTGCCATGAAGCTCACAACGTGCTCACAAGCCTTACCGAACATGGCGATGGCGATCGGGAGCGGATACCATG GGGGCTTTATGTGCAAGGCTTTTCCCAGAATTATTCTTCAGCTGGGTTCCCGGGCGATCCGCATTCATCCATCATTTCCTACCCTGGGGTGACATTTTACTTTACCGCTTCTCCATTCCAAGGGGGACACTTAAAGTTTGGCCCTCGTCTGTTTCTCGAACAGAGTCAAATT ACGGCTGACGGCAGACGGCCTGCCGATCACGCGCTCCCTTTTCCAATGACGTCGCGTCCGTCAACTACCGGCGGTTCCAGTACCGCGGACTCGGGACCGGCCACCGGGACCCCCTCTAGTGCCGGTCCAGTCCAAACACCAACCCCTTTGACTAGCAGCACGGGAGCGACGACACCTCCCCGTGCCGTAGCACCGACCAGTATCCAGTATTTGCTTAATCCGGCGGCAGATCAGACCTTGACGCCGCTCCAAGTCGAC ACCGATATTACAAACCCTGGCGAGGATCATGACTCGGCCTACGGCTCCGATGCTGGCAGTGCTTACACGGCCTCCATAGCATCCTCCATCTTCCACTATCAGTACGAGAACGGGCGGCGATACCACGCCTACCGCGAGGGGCAATACGTGCTTCCCAATGACGATCAAGAGCAAGAACGACTCGACCTGCAGCACCACATCTGGCGTCTCCTCCTCGGAGGCCAGCTTTACACCGCGCCACTCCCCACACCAGAGGATCCGGCGGCCTCTGGTATGAGGATCCTCGATCTCGGTACAGGGACGGGAATATGGGCCATAGAGATGGCAGATGAATTTCCCACGGCTGACGTATACGGCGTCGATCTCTCGCCCATTCAACCGGAATGGGTTCCCACGAACTGCAAATTCCATGTCGATGATTACGAGGATGAATGGACATACCGTGAGGAGGAGCACTTCGACTATATTCACGGCCGCGCGCTCAGCGGAACGTCCTCTGATTGGGCAAGATTTTACGACCGTGTCATGGGTGGCTTGAAGCCAGGCGGATGGGTTGAAATGCAAGAGTACGATGCATGGATCTTCAGCGACGACGATAGCTATGAGAGAGCGCCCTGGACGAAGGAGTGGGTGACCAAGCTAGACGAGGCAAGTAAAATGTACGGGAAGCAAATCAACGTGGCGAGATACCACAAACAGTGGATGATTGATGCCGGCTTCGAGGATGTCCAGGAACTTGTTTACAGA ATACCCATCGGTCCATGGGCGAAAGACCCGGCATTGAAGGAGCTTGGTCGCTGCGAACTTGTCCATATGCAGATGTCTGTCGACTCTCACACTCCGGCCTTGTTCACGAGAGTACTGAACTACTCGCACGACCAAGCCAGAGTGCTTATGGAGGGTGTCAAGCGAGAGTTCCGTAGCAAGGACTACAGGCTTATCACAAGCTATCG CATTGGTGAGCCGATTGAGGAGTTGGG CTCTGGGTGTTCCCCTGACTTTGAAGTAGTGTTATCCAA TGCAATGACTATCTTAGGTACTGTGTTGAGGAGCTCGAAGACCTCAGATCACT ggctattactatcAGCGCAACAATACGCACGGGAGATCGGTACGACGACCCAAGTCACTACATGTAGTGAACGAGTGTCCGACAACCCGGTCGATGTTTCTCTGACGCAAGCATCTGATACTCCATCTTACCAAATGGTCGGATCCGTGAGCCAATTTTCTCATGAGGCCCCGGTGCACAAAAAGAGGGGTTACACATTACGTTTTCCCAATCCGCCTTCTACGCCGCTCTCCCGCATGACGATCTTACCCGAACCCGGCGCGTGTTGCGCTCGGCGCCATTCCGCAATGCTCCAACAGCTTCCGTATGGCGTCCACCGGCGTCCACCAGCATCCAACGCTCTGTCTTGGTTGACTAACAACATCCAACAATCAAGCAACCACAGCCCGATTCATGTACTCAGAGCCAACGCGAGAGCAAAGGGATCTTTGAGTCGCCGGGCGTGGGCTGGACCCCTCGTTTCAATATGCAGGATGGCTGTTTGCCTACCAGGGGTCTTTCACGGCCAATCAGATCTCCGCATTTCCTCTCGTTGTTGGTGCGAGTTGTCCTGTCAGATATCAAAAGCGTGTTGGTTCGCCGTTGGGCCACAGGAACGGACATTCCTCCGAAGTCTCCACGATTTCCGCCTTTCCATCGGTTCTCCCGCCTCCGTTGCGGAGTTCATTCGACCTCATGTCATAGGAGAAAAAGAAACACTTTCGCCACAACAGGCTCTTACGCTTGATAAAAATCCTTGCAACCTTCATTCTTTAGCTTTCGTCGCATTTGTCTACCCCGAATTTCCAGTAAGGTTCGCCATCCTCGAAGATTTAGTTCGCTGA
- a CDS encoding NmrA-like family protein: protein MSCRGRPLFRFERYVRAAPVRYDPFLSAAKPTMVSAPDRHRHVRLSWFHHVTIPPVNSPPLSLCHGPTLMTMSQKLIVVVGATGNQGGSVARRFLAAGYRVRALTRDTKSTSATALSTLGSDVELVSADLEDAASIEEAFKDANVIFSVTNYWEPFFRPDCRMKAQEQGISCRKFAYDVELRQGRNIVDAAAKTVDSLDKNGFLVSTLSHAEKCSGGKFKELYHFDSKAEVFPGYVNEKYPELAAKMSCIHTGYFYTSYNILPNSYFGKNSDGTFTMAFTTSPDKPVPHFSPVDDMGNFTYAVSQMPPGKAYMAEGTTATWPQFLETWAKVNGVQASYKQITPEEMIEATGERDTGLEVAYMFSYSSDPGYDGGMDLLTAADLQKAGIDCPMTTWEEWSKKNDWSPVLDK, encoded by the exons ATGAGCTGCCGGGGTCGTCCCCTATTCCGCTTCGAGCGCTACGTCCGTGCCGCCCCCGTACGTTACGACCCCTTCCTCTCAGCTGCCAAACCCACCATGGTATCCGCTCCCGATCGCCATCGCCATGTTCG TCTCTCCTGGTTTCATCACGTTACTATCCCACCGGTCAACTCACCGCCTCTCAGTCTTTGCCACGGACCAACACTGATGACAATGTCCCAAAagctcatcgtcgtcgtggGCGCCACGGGCAACCAAGGCGGCTCCGTTGCTCGCCGCTTCCTGGCCGCTGGCTACCGCGTCCGCGCTCTCACCCGCGACACCAAATCCACATCCGCTACTGCCCTTTCCACTCTCGGGTCCGATGTGGAGCTCGTGAGCGCAGACCTTGAAGATGCCGCCTCCATCGAAGAAGCTTTCAAGGATGCAAATGTCATCTTCAGCGTCACAAACTACTGGGAACCCTTCTTCCGACCAGACTGTCGCATGAAGGCACAGGAACAGGGCATTTCCTGCCGGAAGTTCGCGTATGATGTCGAGTTGCGCCAGGGACGGAATATTGTCGATGCTGCGGCCAAGACAGTGGACTCGCTTGACAAGAACGGGTTTTTGGTTTCAACATTGAGTCACGCTGAGAAATGCAGTGGTGGGAAATTTAAAGAGCTGTATCACTTTGATTCCAAGGCTGAGGTGTTTCCTGGCTACGTGAACGAAAAATATCCCGAGCTCGCGGCGAAGATGTCGTGCATCCATACTGGGTACTTCTACACAAGCTACAACATTCTTCCCAACTCATACTTTGGCAAG AACTCCGATGGCACATTCACCATGGCGTTCACAACCTCTCCTGACAAGCCTGTCCCGCATTTCTCCCCTGTCGATGATATGGGCAACTTCACCTACGCCGTTTCCCAAATGCCGCCCGGCAAGGCTTACATGGCCGAAGGAACAACTGCCACTTGGCCCCAGTTCCTAGAGACATGGGCAAAGGTAAATGGAGTACAAGCCAGCTATAAGCAAATTACGCCAGAAGAGATGATTGAGGCGACTGGAGAGCGCGACACTGGTCTCGAAGTCGCATACATGTTTTCATATTCCTCGGACCCAGGTTACGATGGCGGCATGGATTTGCTGACCGCAGCTGATCTTCAAAAG GCTGGTATTGATTGTCCCATGACGACTTGGGAAGAATGGTCCAAAAAGAACGATTGGTCTCCTGTACTAGACAAATGA